The Papaver somniferum cultivar HN1 chromosome 3, ASM357369v1, whole genome shotgun sequence genome includes a region encoding these proteins:
- the LOC113360628 gene encoding pathogenesis-related protein 1A-like — MASSTSLLFSLAAFLFLVSFIQTNEAKLNGTIFMNQILDGHNAARAEVGVPPLTWDRNLAVFARGYVHEDRRADCKLLYSERWSFGETIYSGPRNMTAADAVAYWVSGKQWYSYETNSCLPGMDCSDYTQVVWRTTEHVGCAQIKCDTGDLFIACEYYPHGNYEGAWPY, encoded by the coding sequence ATGGCTTCCTCAACTTCACTACTGTTTTCTCTCGCTGCTTTCTTGTTCTTGGTTAGCTTCATCCAAACCAACGAAGCTAAGCTTAATGGTACCATATTCATGAACCAAATCCTGGATGGTCATAATGCAGCTAGGGCAGAAGTTGGCGTACCACCACTTACATGGGACCGAAACTTAGCTGTATTCGCACGAGGTTACGTGCATGAAGATAGACGTGCAGACTGCAAACTGCTTTACTCAGAACGTTGGTCTTTCGGTGAAACCATCTACTCTGGTCCACGTAATATGACTGCTGCAGACGCTGTAGCTTATTGGGTGTCTGGAAAACAATGGTATTCCTATGAGACTAATTCTTGTCTACCGGGTATGGACTGTTCGGATTATACTCAAGTTGTATGGAGAACTACCGAGCACGTTGGTTGTGCACAGATTAAATGTGATACTGGTGACCTCTTCATCGCTTGCGAGTATTACCCTCATGGAAATTACGAGGGAGCATGGCCTTATTAG